One Bacillota bacterium genomic window, ATCAGCACGTGATTGAGCATCAGCCTATGCCTCCTCCAGGACCTCACGCAGAAACGCTTCCAGAATGGGACGGAAATCGGCTGCACGACGCAGGATATTCATCTCGTAATCCTCCCGGGTCTGCTCGTCCTTGGCATAGACACAGATCCCTTTCACCGCCTCGAGCTGAAAGACGGAATGGTTCTCCTCCAGTAGCGAGAGATCCAACCGCAAGGGGACCAGGATATCCTGCAGGTCGTTGTGGACAGCGGCGTACAAGGCGGCGCGCTCGGAGGGCGCGGGCAACGGTTCGGCCGTTACAACACCGACATCCAGGTCGGACAAGGGATCGCCGTCAGAGACCGCTCCCCCATGCAGGAGGGTTAACCCGTCCGAGGCTCTAGCGCCGAAGAAGTAGACCAAAACCAGGCCGTGCGCCCGGCAGATCTCCGCTAGTCTCTTCTGAAGGGATATCACCACGACATCACGCACATGCACGGCACGCCTCCTCCGGTCAAACACGATACCTAAGCCTGTATCCTCCAATCTCCATCCTACACTAGCGCGCCGGGATTCTCCAGTGGTTTCCCCATTGCACTGCCGTCCGTGGAAAGCCATGTCGTGAGTCGGGAATGGTGCAGACTCCATCATCTTGACTCCCCTCCGAACCCCCTGAGATAATCGAGTCAAGAAAGGTGATGACTATGGCCGAGAAGAGCATTCTCACCAAGGTGCTCGCCGCCGTCGGGACGGCACTGCTGTGGTTTCCGATTCTGGCGACAATCGCTATTTCCGTGGCCGGATCCATCAGGGACCGCGCGTTCCGGTTCGACTGGCTCATGCCGGTCGAACTCTTCCCGGTCGCCATCGCCGGTGGAGGACTGCTCACCTGGGCAGCGCTGCAGGCGCGTTTGCGGCGTGTACCCATCGGCTGGGGTCTCGGTGGCATGGTGGGGTTGCTGGCCGGCGGTCAAGCGCTTGCCGTCGCCACAGGGCTGGCCTCGGGTGAGACTGAGCCCGCGGGCTGGCTCTGGGCTCTCGTCATCGCGTCGATCGTCCTTCTATTGGCTTGCGCTCCTTAGGACCGGCTCGGAGCGCGTACTGCTGCTGCGAGATCTCTTCCACCACAGCGAGAGATGAGGTATCCGTGGTCCTAACCGGCTAGGAGGAGTCTCGCGAACTGGATGACGGGATCGGGCAGGGCGTGGGATCCTGCAGTTCGGCTCCTTACCGCTCTGCCCTGCCCTCTACGCCCGACTGGACTATGTGGTATTCGAGGCTTGCCTCTCGCTAGTAGCCGACCTGGTCAAGATCGCACCAGCTCGTCGAGTCCACGTGACGCCACCTGATGGCCTGGCTGTTATCCTGAAGCTTTATCATGATGTCTGCCTCGGGGCAATACTGCCTGTTTACTGTGCGGTTCTCTATCAGACGGATGTCGACTACATGCCCGATATAGCCCTGCCCAAGGTCGAAGTGCCTCCAGTTCGCGCTGGAGAAAGGCTCCCTATCCCATTTGTTGCGTATGGCTGTGGGGACCCCTGTTCCCTTGCCGTCTATGTAGAATTCGATGTATGCGGTCTTGTCGTCTCTCGTCATGTAGTAGAACCTGTGGTGTTCCTGCGTACAGTGAAACTTCACGTAGTCACCATCATGACAGAACAGTGCGCCAACGTAGGGGAAAGCCTCTCCACTGGACGTGGGCCACGTCTTTCCACTGAAGGTCTTGGCATGAGCGATGCTGGCGAAGACCACGATGACGAGGAACATGATGGCTAATTTCCTGATGACTGATTTCATCCGACTCTACCTCCTTGGCCGTTCTGGTAAACGAAGTGACCGGTTCTCCGCCCTCGGCGGAGCACTCCGAACCGCTTCACCACCTACCTCTTGGAATGCGGTCATGTCATGGTGAATAGACGTATGGGGCGGGCAAAACATGACACGGAACCTCGGGTTCAGCGATGCCTCTCCAGCCGAGGGTAGCGGACACGGAGACTGTCAGCGAGTACTGGAGGCGATCACTGGTGAATCGAGGGGGCTTCTCCTGGAAGAGGGCAATCGGCCTCTCTGCGGCGAAGGCCAAGCTGTCGAGAAGAATCGGAATTCCCTTGACCCGCAGCGGTAGACAACGCAAGTTTGGAGCGGCAGCAGGATGCATGACCTTCTTGCTTGTGCTTGCATTGGTCGCGTTTTCGATGGCCGTCGTGGCGCTCG contains:
- a CDS encoding nucleotidyltransferase domain-containing protein; protein product: MHVRDVVVISLQKRLAEICRAHGLVLVYFFGARASDGLTLLHGGAVSDGDPLSDLDVGVVTAEPLPAPSERAALYAAVHNDLQDILVPLRLDLSLLEENHSVFQLEAVKGICVYAKDEQTREDYEMNILRRAADFRPILEAFLREVLEEA